In one window of Chloroflexota bacterium DNA:
- a CDS encoding M50 family metallopeptidase, whose translation MDFLPTLLAFLALIVVLVLVHEVGHFAVAKWAGVAVQEFGVGFPPRIASVVFRGTRYSLNWIPLGGFVRLLGEDGEIEVERLRQRGLSEAAIEKVMQGALSRKRIPTRLAVLLAGVLMNFVAGALLFALAFSQPTPEYHGPLTVTSVQAGSPGDGVLEEGDVITGVDGRTFELSTELTAYVRSHAGEPVILQVTRDGEAIDLEVTPRVLTEEQQRAGEGAVGFAWEADDVRMGAPAADGPIDALTQGTITAGRVAAEIPGGLARAIAGMLGLAPSTGDVAGPIGIAQQTGRLLDAPLVSQLFFIGLLSVNLAVLNVLPFPPLDGGRVMIVLIEAVRRRRLSAEREALIYFTGFVVLIALVILISIQDISRLPGS comes from the coding sequence ATGGACTTCCTGCCCACCCTGCTCGCCTTCCTGGCGCTGATCGTCGTCCTGGTCCTGGTCCACGAGGTCGGCCACTTCGCGGTTGCCAAGTGGGCCGGCGTGGCGGTCCAGGAGTTCGGCGTCGGGTTTCCGCCTCGCATCGCCTCGGTCGTGTTCCGAGGCACTCGTTACTCGTTGAACTGGATCCCGCTCGGCGGCTTCGTCCGCCTCCTCGGCGAGGACGGCGAGATCGAGGTTGAGCGGCTTCGGCAGCGCGGCCTGTCCGAGGCGGCCATCGAGAAGGTCATGCAGGGCGCGCTGAGCCGGAAACGGATCCCGACTCGGCTGGCGGTGCTCCTGGCCGGGGTCCTGATGAACTTCGTGGCCGGAGCGCTGCTGTTCGCGCTGGCCTTCAGCCAGCCGACTCCCGAATACCACGGACCGCTGACCGTAACCAGCGTCCAGGCCGGCAGCCCCGGAGACGGCGTGCTGGAGGAGGGGGACGTAATAACCGGCGTGGACGGGCGCACGTTCGAGCTGTCCACTGAGCTCACCGCGTACGTCCGCAGCCATGCAGGCGAGCCGGTCATCCTGCAGGTCACCCGTGACGGCGAGGCCATCGACCTCGAGGTCACGCCACGCGTGCTTACCGAGGAGCAGCAGCGGGCCGGGGAAGGCGCGGTTGGGTTCGCATGGGAGGCCGATGACGTCCGGATGGGCGCACCAGCCGCCGATGGGCCGATCGATGCCCTCACCCAGGGCACGATCACCGCGGGCCGCGTGGCGGCCGAGATACCGGGTGGACTGGCGCGGGCTATCGCCGGCATGCTCGGCCTCGCTCCGTCGACCGGCGACGTGGCCGGCCCGATCGGCATCGCCCAGCAGACCGGGCGGCTTCTGGATGCCCCGTTGGTCAGCCAGCTGTTCTTCATCGGCCTGCTGTCGGTCAACCTGGCCGTCCTGAACGTCCTGCCCTTCCCGCCCCTGGATGGCGGGCGGGTGATGATCGTCTTGATCGAGGCCGTCCGCCGCCGCCGGCTGTCAGCCGAACGGGAGGCCCTGATCTATTTCACTGGGTTCGTGGTGCTCATCGCCCTGGTCATCCTGATCTCGATCCAGGACATCTCCCGCCTTCCGGGGAGCTGA
- the dxr gene encoding 1-deoxy-D-xylulose-5-phosphate reductoisomerase, protein MTGIALLGSTGSIGTQTIEVVRAAPERYELRALASGHADAAFDAQIREWPHALAWSADRRPAELAAERWADGGLEQLATADGVDIVVVATTGMTALPAVLAALKAGRRVALANKETLVTGGHLVRAVLADREDPLDWLRPIDSEHSAIWQCLRGERLADVARLILTASGGPFRDRPADDLANVTPAEALAHPTWQMGPKITIDSATLVNKAFEAIEARWLYDLPYPRIAAVLHPGSVVHSLVEFVDGSYKAQLGLPDMRLPIQFALSYPDRHASPARSAPPEAWEPLVFAPLDPSRYPAYAAVRAAAEAGGNRGTVLNAADEVAVAAFLAGALPFPAIATTLERAVDRWGTAVEPSMKEITDLDAEVRGTLSSDLGLGAGQ, encoded by the coding sequence GTGACCGGCATCGCCCTGCTCGGCTCGACCGGATCGATCGGGACCCAGACGATCGAGGTGGTCCGGGCCGCACCTGAGCGGTACGAGCTGCGCGCCCTGGCGTCCGGCCACGCTGATGCCGCGTTCGACGCCCAGATACGTGAGTGGCCGCACGCGCTGGCCTGGTCGGCCGATCGCCGTCCCGCGGAGCTGGCCGCAGAACGCTGGGCGGATGGTGGGCTCGAACAGCTCGCGACCGCTGACGGCGTGGACATCGTGGTCGTCGCCACTACCGGCATGACCGCCCTTCCCGCCGTGCTGGCAGCCCTGAAAGCCGGGCGCCGGGTGGCGCTGGCGAACAAGGAGACACTGGTGACCGGTGGCCACCTTGTTCGCGCCGTGCTGGCCGACCGGGAGGACCCGCTTGACTGGCTGCGCCCGATTGACAGCGAGCACTCGGCCATCTGGCAGTGCCTGCGCGGGGAACGCCTCGCGGACGTCGCGCGTCTCATCCTCACCGCCAGCGGCGGACCGTTTCGGGACCGCCCGGCGGACGATTTGGCAAACGTGACGCCCGCCGAGGCGCTGGCTCACCCGACCTGGCAGATGGGGCCCAAGATCACGATCGACTCCGCGACCCTGGTCAACAAGGCCTTCGAGGCCATCGAGGCCCGATGGCTGTATGACCTGCCGTACCCTAGAATCGCTGCCGTGCTGCACCCCGGCAGCGTCGTGCACTCCCTGGTGGAGTTCGTCGACGGGTCGTACAAGGCCCAGCTCGGCCTGCCGGACATGCGCCTGCCCATCCAGTTCGCGCTGTCGTATCCGGATCGGCATGCGAGCCCGGCCCGCAGCGCGCCGCCGGAGGCGTGGGAGCCTCTCGTCTTCGCGCCGCTGGACCCGTCCCGGTACCCGGCCTATGCCGCGGTGCGCGCTGCCGCCGAAGCCGGAGGCAATCGCGGGACGGTGCTCAACGCGGCCGACGAGGTGGCGGTTGCCGCATTCCTGGCTGGTGCCCTCCCGTTTCCGGCCATCGCAACCACGCTCGAGCGAGCCGTCGACCGGTGGGGGACCGCCGTTGAGCCTTCGATGAAGGAGATCACCGACCTGGACGCCGAGGTGCGTGGCACATTGAGTAGTGACTTGGGCCTGGGAGCAGGTCAGTAA
- a CDS encoding phosphatidate cytidylyltransferase: MLRTRVLTAIVLAPIVLAIAWFREPWLSLGVLLVVALALGEAVDLLNAAGWAVPRAVTYAAGLLVAGCALIGLQAGATSPFLGTSVQVLPFGLPLAIFVFAVIGLAGAALRNADPRIGLQAWMVSVFAVAWLGILGPMLAVVGHLAPVDGTPDSALGALGWEAGTGWLFVLFGLVWSCDTGAYFVGRAIGRRKLHPLVSPGKTVEGYAGGIVVAALVTAALGWLLVGLPVLIGLLTGAVTAAIGQGGDLAKSLLKRAADRKDSGHLFPGHGGMLDRVDSLLFAAPTLIAFAVVLGGMWIAP; encoded by the coding sequence ATGCTGCGGACCCGCGTCCTGACCGCCATCGTCCTGGCCCCGATCGTCCTAGCCATCGCCTGGTTCCGCGAGCCGTGGCTCAGCCTCGGCGTTCTCCTGGTCGTGGCCCTGGCCCTCGGCGAGGCCGTCGACCTGCTCAATGCGGCTGGCTGGGCGGTGCCCCGCGCCGTCACCTACGCCGCGGGTCTGCTGGTCGCCGGGTGCGCGCTGATCGGTCTTCAGGCAGGTGCGACCTCGCCCTTCCTGGGCACGTCGGTACAGGTTCTGCCCTTCGGTCTGCCCCTCGCGATCTTCGTCTTCGCCGTCATCGGTCTCGCCGGCGCGGCATTGCGCAATGCGGACCCTCGGATCGGTCTGCAGGCATGGATGGTCTCGGTGTTCGCCGTTGCCTGGCTCGGCATCCTCGGACCGATGCTGGCCGTCGTCGGGCACCTGGCGCCTGTGGATGGGACGCCCGACAGCGCCCTCGGGGCGCTCGGCTGGGAAGCGGGGACCGGGTGGCTCTTCGTCCTGTTCGGCCTCGTATGGAGTTGCGATACGGGGGCCTACTTCGTCGGCCGCGCCATCGGTCGGCGGAAGCTCCATCCGCTCGTCAGCCCGGGCAAGACGGTCGAGGGCTATGCCGGTGGCATCGTGGTGGCGGCACTCGTGACGGCCGCCTTGGGGTGGCTGCTGGTCGGTCTGCCGGTGCTGATCGGGCTGCTCACTGGAGCCGTCACGGCCGCGATTGGCCAAGGCGGGGACCTCGCCAAATCGCTCCTCAAGCGGGCCGCGGACCGGAAGGACTCCGGCCATCTCTTCCCGGGGCATGGCGGGATGCTCGACCGGGTGGACTCCCTCCTGTTCGCGGCGCCCACTCTGATCGCTTTCGCCGTGGTGCTCGGAGGCATGTGGATAGCGCCGTGA
- the uppS gene encoding polyprenyl diphosphate synthase — translation MSESEGPRHVAIIMDGNRRWAAARGLPGIAGHVQGVEAIRPVVKHAPDRGIEVLSLYVFSRENWTRTEAEVNGLFSLVDSAVRQHTDELIEEGVSVQVIGRLHEAPSDVQRSIREAEERTRDGARMRLNIAFNYSGRSEIIDAVRALVAAGVPAIEIDEPALAAQLYTAGQPDPDLIIRTGGEHRTSNFLLWQGAYAELVVSDRLWPDFTPADLDAALEEYAGRHRRFGG, via the coding sequence CTGTCGGAATCCGAGGGCCCGCGTCACGTCGCGATCATCATGGACGGCAACCGCCGCTGGGCGGCGGCGCGTGGCCTGCCCGGCATCGCCGGTCATGTCCAGGGCGTGGAAGCGATTCGACCGGTCGTCAAGCACGCTCCCGATCGCGGGATTGAGGTCCTGAGCCTGTACGTGTTCAGCCGCGAGAACTGGACCCGCACCGAGGCGGAGGTCAACGGACTGTTCTCCCTGGTGGACAGCGCGGTGCGTCAGCACACCGATGAGCTCATCGAGGAGGGGGTATCGGTCCAGGTCATCGGCCGGCTGCACGAGGCACCGTCGGATGTGCAGCGCTCCATCCGCGAGGCGGAGGAACGCACGCGGGACGGCGCCCGAATGCGGTTGAACATCGCGTTCAACTACTCGGGCCGGTCGGAGATCATCGATGCCGTCCGGGCGCTCGTGGCAGCCGGTGTGCCCGCCATCGAGATCGATGAGCCGGCGTTGGCCGCGCAGCTGTACACCGCTGGACAGCCGGACCCGGACCTCATCATCCGAACCGGGGGAGAGCACCGGACCAGCAACTTCCTGCTGTGGCAGGGCGCGTACGCTGAGCTGGTGGTGTCGGATCGTCTGTGGCCCGACTTCACTCCGGCCGACTTGGACGCCGCGCTGGAGGAGTACGCGGGCCGTCATCGGCGGTTCGGGGGCTGA
- the frr gene encoding ribosome recycling factor yields the protein MSHEALRTIEPKMQRAVEAMERDFAGIRTGRASTALVERIAVDYYGTSTPLNQLAGISTPDAHLIVIQPWDRGALPAIEKAITRSDIGLVPNVDGTVVRLHVPPLSEERRHELVRQVRRRLEEARVEIRNFRREAADELKQALREGSLGEDEERREIESLQRLTDGFVEMAEARGERKETEIMEV from the coding sequence GTGAGCCACGAGGCGTTGCGCACGATCGAGCCCAAGATGCAACGCGCGGTAGAAGCCATGGAGCGCGACTTTGCCGGCATCCGCACCGGCCGGGCCTCGACGGCCCTGGTCGAGCGGATCGCGGTTGATTACTACGGAACGTCGACGCCGCTCAACCAGCTGGCCGGCATCTCGACGCCCGACGCGCATCTCATCGTCATCCAGCCCTGGGACCGGGGGGCGCTGCCCGCCATCGAGAAGGCCATCACGCGCAGCGATATCGGCCTGGTGCCGAACGTCGATGGGACCGTCGTGCGGCTGCACGTACCCCCGTTGTCCGAAGAGCGGCGCCACGAGCTGGTGCGACAGGTTCGTCGCCGTCTGGAAGAGGCCCGGGTCGAGATCCGGAACTTTCGCCGCGAGGCAGCGGACGAGCTGAAGCAGGCCCTCCGGGAGGGAAGCCTGGGCGAGGACGAGGAGCGCCGCGAGATCGAGAGTCTCCAGCGGCTCACAGACGGTTTCGTCGAGATGGCGGAGGCCCGCGGCGAACGCAAAGAGACGGAGATCATGGAGGTCTGA
- the pyrH gene encoding UMP kinase has product MSPQPAAGADGPRRALLKLSGEALMGERRYGIDPEVARRIAGEAAQAHADGIQVAIVVGGGNIFRGLAAASAGMDRSTADYMGMLATVMNGLALQDALEQAGAPTRVMSAIAMNEICEPYIRRRAIRHLEKRRLVILVAGTGNPYFTTDTAATLRAVEIGAQVILKATRVDGVYDADPEHKPDARLYAQIGYTEVLADRLQALDATAVSLAMDNRMPIVVFNMTVDGNILRALRGEAIGTLISEEVPA; this is encoded by the coding sequence ATGAGCCCGCAGCCGGCGGCTGGAGCGGACGGGCCTCGACGGGCACTGCTCAAGCTGTCGGGCGAAGCGCTCATGGGCGAGCGCCGGTATGGGATCGATCCGGAGGTCGCGCGCCGGATCGCGGGGGAGGCCGCCCAGGCCCACGCCGATGGGATCCAGGTCGCGATCGTGGTCGGCGGAGGCAACATCTTCCGCGGCCTGGCGGCGGCCTCGGCCGGGATGGATCGGTCGACCGCCGACTACATGGGCATGCTGGCGACGGTGATGAACGGGCTTGCCCTGCAGGACGCACTGGAGCAGGCCGGGGCGCCAACCCGGGTCATGAGCGCCATCGCCATGAACGAGATCTGCGAGCCGTATATCCGGCGCCGGGCGATCCGGCACCTGGAGAAGCGCCGGCTCGTGATCCTGGTCGCTGGCACCGGCAACCCGTACTTCACGACCGATACCGCCGCGACCTTGCGGGCGGTGGAGATCGGGGCCCAGGTGATCCTCAAGGCCACCCGCGTGGATGGGGTCTATGACGCCGATCCGGAGCACAAGCCAGACGCTCGGCTGTATGCGCAGATTGGCTACACCGAGGTGCTGGCCGATCGACTCCAGGCACTGGACGCCACCGCGGTCAGCCTGGCCATGGACAATCGGATGCCGATCGTCGTGTTCAACATGACTGTGGACGGCAACATCCTGCGCGCCCTGCGCGGGGAGGCGATTGGGACCCTGATCAGCGAGGAGGTGCCGGCGTGA
- the tsf gene encoding translation elongation factor Ts produces the protein MDTKPLVSPADIKALREQTGAGVMDCKRALEASGGDFDAAVTFLRQKGLATAREKADRVAREGVIASYIHHGSRLGVLLELNCETDFVARTDDFQQLARELAMQVAGLAPQWVARDDVPVEIVDAQRQRFTVEAAAGGGPADRAEDIVQGKLDKWFESVCLLELPYRDSDRRIGDLITDKIGLLGENIRVARFARMAVGETAPDPDLEPLRPSA, from the coding sequence ATGGACACCAAACCTCTCGTGAGCCCGGCCGACATCAAGGCGCTGCGTGAGCAGACCGGCGCCGGGGTGATGGACTGCAAGCGAGCGCTGGAGGCGTCGGGCGGCGATTTCGACGCGGCGGTGACCTTCCTTCGCCAAAAGGGGTTAGCCACAGCCCGCGAGAAGGCCGACCGGGTGGCTCGCGAAGGCGTGATCGCCAGCTACATCCATCACGGGTCGCGCCTGGGCGTCCTGCTCGAGCTGAACTGCGAGACGGACTTCGTCGCCCGCACCGACGATTTCCAGCAGCTGGCCCGCGAGCTGGCAATGCAGGTGGCCGGGCTGGCCCCGCAGTGGGTCGCGCGGGACGACGTGCCCGTCGAGATCGTGGATGCCCAGCGGCAACGCTTTACGGTGGAGGCCGCCGCTGGCGGAGGTCCCGCCGATCGGGCGGAGGACATCGTCCAGGGCAAGCTCGACAAGTGGTTCGAATCGGTCTGTCTGCTCGAGCTGCCGTACCGCGACTCGGATCGGCGGATCGGCGACCTCATCACCGACAAGATCGGCCTGCTGGGGGAGAACATCCGCGTCGCTCGCTTCGCCCGGATGGCGGTGGGGGAGACCGCGCCCGACCCTGACTTGGAACCCCTCCGGCCCAGCGCATGA
- a CDS encoding LysM peptidoglycan-binding domain-containing protein: MLRFARTRRSVARSVLAVVLLTSVATPAAAGDDLIVQRGDTLWDIALEHGTTVDALVTLNGISDPSLIRIGQRIVLHPPSAPSSPPPAAPAPSAPAIHVVQLDETLWGIAVQYGTTVAALVEANQISNPSLIRIGQTLAVPQLSPLPPPPAAEPPPPAPAPTAEHVVQAGETLWAISRLHGTTVEAIVDANLLANPSFIRTGQRLVIPGAPASAPAAVTNSSMPPDMAAKVAHRTEARGILLEAASEFGVPGPFVLAVSWHESGWQSGVVSSAGAVGLMQLMPDTADWVADSLLHEVAAIDDPRWNARAGVRLLAFYMDRYQGDRAKTLAAYFQGMASVDQIGVLVSTVPYSDSILTLEQIFSR, translated from the coding sequence ATGCTTCGATTCGCGCGTACCCGACGTTCCGTCGCCCGCAGCGTGCTGGCGGTGGTCCTGCTGACGTCGGTAGCGACTCCCGCGGCCGCAGGGGACGACCTCATCGTCCAGCGCGGTGACACGTTGTGGGACATCGCGCTGGAGCATGGAACGACGGTCGACGCCCTGGTGACACTGAACGGGATTTCAGATCCGTCGCTCATCCGGATCGGGCAGCGCATCGTGCTCCATCCTCCGTCGGCCCCTTCGTCGCCGCCACCGGCCGCCCCCGCGCCCTCCGCGCCCGCCATCCACGTCGTCCAGCTGGACGAGACGTTGTGGGGCATCGCGGTCCAATACGGAACCACGGTGGCTGCGCTGGTCGAGGCGAATCAGATCTCCAACCCGTCGCTCATCCGGATCGGCCAGACGCTGGCCGTTCCGCAGCTGTCGCCTCTGCCGCCACCGCCGGCTGCTGAGCCGCCACCCCCGGCCCCCGCCCCCACGGCGGAGCACGTCGTCCAGGCAGGCGAGACGCTGTGGGCCATCTCACGCCTGCACGGCACCACGGTCGAGGCGATCGTGGATGCGAACCTGCTGGCCAACCCGTCCTTCATTCGCACCGGTCAGCGCCTGGTGATCCCCGGCGCACCGGCATCCGCTCCGGCTGCCGTCACGAACTCGAGCATGCCGCCCGACATGGCCGCCAAGGTCGCGCACCGGACCGAGGCGCGCGGGATCCTCCTCGAGGCAGCGAGTGAGTTCGGCGTCCCGGGCCCCTTCGTCCTGGCCGTGTCCTGGCACGAATCCGGCTGGCAGTCGGGGGTGGTATCGAGTGCGGGCGCGGTGGGGCTCATGCAGCTCATGCCCGACACGGCTGACTGGGTGGCGGACTCCCTGCTGCACGAGGTGGCCGCCATCGACGATCCGCGTTGGAACGCGCGCGCCGGCGTCCGTCTCCTTGCCTTCTATATGGACCGATACCAGGGCGACAGGGCGAAGACCCTGGCCGCATATTTTCAGGGCATGGCCTCGGTCGACCAGATCGGCGTCCTGGTGTCCACCGTTCCATACAGTGACAGCATCCTGACCTTGGAGCAGATCTTCAGCCGCTGA
- a CDS encoding YraN family protein — protein MPDPRHELGRAAERAVADWLTAQEWRILAARHRSSEGEIDLVALDPDRCLVAVEVRLRSTGRAGDAVASMRPRHLRRVSAALVAFARGEAIPHDGLRVDLVAVVPGPRPRTWRLTRVPAVDAW, from the coding sequence ATGCCCGATCCTCGTCATGAGCTGGGGCGTGCCGCGGAGCGAGCGGTTGCCGACTGGCTGACGGCTCAGGAATGGCGGATCCTGGCGGCCCGCCATCGCTCCTCGGAGGGCGAGATCGACCTCGTTGCCCTCGACCCGGATCGGTGTCTGGTCGCGGTTGAGGTCAGGCTCCGGAGCACCGGTCGAGCCGGCGACGCCGTCGCGTCGATGCGTCCCCGGCATCTCCGACGGGTGAGTGCCGCCCTGGTGGCGTTTGCGCGCGGCGAGGCTATCCCGCATGACGGTCTGCGCGTCGACCTGGTGGCCGTCGTCCCCGGGCCGCGCCCTCGAACGTGGCGGCTGACCCGCGTGCCGGCTGTCGACGCCTGGTGA
- a CDS encoding ribonuclease HII encodes MSARASALTARRRPVHRPRDAHLGHEYELRRAGFRSIAGLDEVGRGSLAGPVVAAAVMLPARPRIRGLRDSKVLARSRRESLYEEIVARADAIGVGCVEVEVIDRINILEATRLAMREALAHLPRTPDHLLIDALTIREVAYPQRAIIDGDAISASIAAASIVAKVTRDRICDEMDAHFPGYGFARHKGYGTRRHYAALIREGPCAWHRRSFAPIRMLLAGVQLPLDLEFADFPLVDEAAFEPSDD; translated from the coding sequence ATGAGCGCCAGGGCCTCCGCCCTCACCGCTCGCCGGCGCCCCGTCCACCGACCCCGCGACGCCCACCTGGGCCACGAATACGAGCTGCGACGCGCGGGCTTTCGGAGCATCGCCGGCCTGGACGAGGTCGGCCGGGGCTCGCTGGCCGGGCCGGTTGTGGCGGCGGCCGTCATGCTGCCGGCCCGTCCCCGGATCCGGGGCCTGCGGGACAGCAAGGTCCTCGCCCGCTCACGCCGCGAGTCGCTGTACGAAGAGATCGTTGCCCGCGCGGATGCGATTGGCGTCGGCTGCGTGGAGGTCGAGGTCATTGACCGGATCAACATCCTGGAGGCCACGCGGCTGGCCATGCGCGAGGCGCTGGCCCATCTCCCCCGAACACCGGATCACCTGCTCATCGATGCCCTGACCATTCGCGAGGTGGCGTACCCGCAGCGCGCGATCATTGACGGAGACGCGATCTCGGCCTCCATCGCCGCCGCGTCCATCGTGGCCAAGGTCACGCGTGACCGCATCTGCGACGAGATGGACGCCCACTTCCCGGGCTACGGCTTCGCTCGTCACAAGGGCTACGGGACGCGCCGGCATTACGCGGCCCTCATCCGCGAAGGGCCCTGCGCGTGGCACCGTCGTTCGTTCGCGCCCATCCGAATGCTGCTGGCCGGCGTCCAGCTGCCGCTGGACCTGGAGTTCGCGGACTTCCCCTTGGTTGATGAGGCCGCGTTCGAACCCAGCGACGACTGA
- the rplS gene encoding 50S ribosomal protein L19: MDPIQELEREQLRDVPQIAPGDTVRVSVKVVEGTRERIQVFEGTVMRMRGGGLNQTITVRRISSGVGVERTFPVHAPRVDKIEVVRHGIARRAQLYFLRGRIGKAATLRERRPTR; the protein is encoded by the coding sequence ATGGACCCCATCCAGGAGCTGGAACGTGAGCAGCTCCGCGACGTGCCGCAGATTGCGCCCGGTGACACCGTGCGCGTATCGGTCAAGGTCGTCGAGGGTACCCGCGAGCGGATCCAGGTCTTCGAAGGAACCGTCATGCGCATGCGCGGCGGCGGCCTGAATCAGACCATCACCGTGCGCCGCATCAGCAGTGGCGTGGGTGTGGAGCGCACGTTCCCGGTCCACGCTCCTCGCGTCGACAAGATCGAGGTCGTCCGCCACGGTATCGCCCGTCGCGCCCAGCTCTATTTCCTCCGCGGCCGGATCGGCAAGGCTGCCACCCTCCGCGAGCGCCGCCCCACGCGCTGA
- the trmD gene encoding tRNA (guanosine(37)-N1)-methyltransferase TrmD, translated as MQIDVITLFPELFRPVLASGVLGRAIERGVVAVELHDLREHGLGRHRTVDDTPYGGGAGMILRPEPLAAAIGPFRAAGVPVILLDPAGERLTDGLARELARESRLALVCGRYEGVDERVRALVDREVSIGDYVLTGGELPAMVVIDAVSRLVPGVIDPASSAGDSFAGGLLEHPQYTRPEEFEGMPVPSILLSGHHGQVDAWRRQEALRRTFERRPDLLDQAPLTDADRQEIERLRSRDPAAE; from the coding sequence CTGCAGATCGACGTGATCACCTTGTTCCCGGAGCTGTTCCGCCCGGTCCTGGCCAGCGGTGTCCTGGGGCGCGCCATCGAGAGGGGCGTGGTGGCGGTGGAGCTGCACGACCTGCGCGAGCACGGGCTCGGTCGGCACCGAACCGTTGACGACACCCCGTATGGCGGGGGAGCGGGGATGATCCTGCGGCCGGAGCCGCTTGCCGCGGCCATCGGACCGTTCCGCGCGGCGGGCGTCCCGGTGATCCTCCTCGACCCCGCCGGCGAACGTCTGACCGATGGGCTGGCTCGTGAGCTCGCACGCGAGTCCCGGCTGGCGCTGGTGTGCGGCCGATATGAAGGGGTCGACGAGCGGGTCCGGGCATTGGTGGACCGCGAGGTGAGCATCGGCGACTACGTGTTGACCGGCGGGGAGCTGCCAGCCATGGTCGTCATCGACGCCGTAAGCCGGCTCGTGCCGGGAGTCATCGACCCCGCGTCCTCTGCCGGCGACTCGTTCGCAGGCGGCCTGCTGGAGCATCCGCAGTACACCCGCCCCGAGGAGTTCGAGGGCATGCCCGTGCCGTCCATCCTCCTGTCCGGTCACCATGGCCAGGTCGATGCCTGGCGCCGCCAGGAGGCCCTGCGCCGCACCTTCGAACGCCGTCCCGACCTGCTCGACCAGGCGCCCCTGACCGATGCGGATCGACAGGAGATCGAGCGCCTTCGATCCCGCGACCCGGCGGCCGAATGA
- the rimM gene encoding ribosome maturation factor RimM (Essential for efficient processing of 16S rRNA) — protein sequence MAVARVMGVRGLEGDLRVMALTDVPDRLIVGAALVVEGEKASRRITQVGTSRLGPVLRLEGISDHATATALIGRHLTATEPPAPLPTGTFWWHELEGLEVVDPQGQVLGRLEEVFRAGANEVYRVIGPDAELLVPALRSIVLAIDLDGGRMTIRDPSAWLEEV from the coding sequence TTGGCGGTCGCCCGCGTGATGGGCGTCCGCGGCCTGGAGGGAGATCTGCGGGTCATGGCGCTGACGGACGTGCCGGACCGACTGATCGTGGGCGCTGCCCTCGTGGTCGAGGGTGAGAAGGCTTCCCGGCGGATCACGCAGGTCGGAACCTCGCGCCTCGGTCCTGTCCTGCGCCTCGAGGGAATCTCCGACCACGCAACGGCGACCGCCCTCATCGGCCGACATCTCACGGCGACCGAACCGCCTGCCCCGCTCCCGACAGGAACCTTCTGGTGGCATGAGCTCGAGGGCCTCGAGGTGGTTGACCCCCAGGGACAGGTCCTCGGCCGGTTGGAGGAGGTCTTCCGCGCAGGAGCCAACGAGGTGTACCGGGTGATCGGGCCGGACGCCGAGCTGCTGGTCCCTGCGCTCCGATCAATCGTGCTGGCCATCGACCTGGACGGCGGACGCATGACCATCCGCGACCCGTCCGCCTGGCTGGAGGAGGTCTGA
- a CDS encoding KH domain-containing protein, whose amino-acid sequence MKAFLEYIARSLVDHPDAVEVDVEEGEGEVTLTLVVDERDMGRVIGRDGRIANAIRSLLRVMGARDGRHVELDIVAHE is encoded by the coding sequence ATGAAAGCATTCCTGGAGTACATCGCACGCTCCCTGGTCGATCATCCCGACGCGGTCGAGGTCGACGTCGAGGAGGGTGAGGGCGAAGTCACCCTGACGCTGGTCGTGGACGAGCGGGACATGGGTCGGGTCATCGGCCGCGATGGCCGGATCGCCAACGCGATCAGGAGCCTGCTGCGCGTCATGGGCGCTCGGGACGGCCGCCATGTCGAGCTCGACATCGTCGCCCACGAGTGA